GGTGGCGCAGAGCACACCGACAGTGAGGCTGGCGGTGCCGAGGTCAGCGAGCATCGACCGACCCTGGCGGGGCGGTGGACGGGCGGTATTCGTTGCCGTGCCGGACCACGACGTGGTCGGAGCGGAACACCCGGTCCGGCGACAGGGTGCCCTCCACGATCGCCCCCTCGCCCTCCCGGAACGTCTCCGGTGGGACGCCGCGCTGCTCGACGGTGATCTCGTGACCGTTCTCGACGAGGCGGAACACCACGAGGTCGCCGGTGCGCCGCAGCGACCCGGGCACCACGTCGCCGCCGAGGCGTACCCGTTGCGAGGTCGCGTCCGGATCGCCGAGCACCTCGCCCGGAGTGCGGTAATAGGTCAGGGTCTCCCGGAGCGCGCTGGTGACCAGCAGCGCGCCGGCGGCGAGGAGCACGGCGACGACGGCGGTCCGGCCCCTGCGGCGACGGATCATCCGACACGGACCGGGACGCGGTCGGGGGGCGTGTCGGGGGTCAGCCGGCGTTCCAGCCGGACCACCCTGTACAGCAGGACGCAGAGCGCGGCGAGCGTCGCGGCGGCGACGGCGAGCAGCAGGGCGACGCCCATCCTGGGGTCGATGGGCGGGCGCTGCGGGGCGAGCACGGTCGCCTGCTGGTGCAGCGACCGCCACCAGACGACGGAGAAGTGCACCACCGGGACGAGCAGGAAGCTGCCCATCCCGACGGCCGCGGCGGGCCGCGCCACCCGGTGGTCGCCGCCGTCTCGCGCGCCGGTCCGCTCTGCCAACGAGCGGCGCAGGGCCAGGTAGCCGGCGTACGCGAGCAGCAGCAGGACGGTGCTGACCAGCCGGGGGTCCCACGCCCACCAGGCACCCCAGACCAGCTTTCCCCACAGTGACCCGGTGGCGATCGCGACGGCGGTCAGGGCCGCGCCGATCTCGGCGCCCGCCCGCGCGAACCGGTCCCAGCGAAGGTCGCCCCCGATCAGGTACGCGCCGCTGGCGGTCAGCACGACGGCGAACGCGGTGTAGGCAACCCAGGCGGCGGGGACGTGGAGGTACATCAGTCGCTGCGCCTGGCCCTGCACCTCGTCGGGGGGTGCCATCCACCCGCCGGCCACCGTCGCCGCCGCGGTGAGCCCGCCGGCGAGCCAGGCCATGGTCCGGCGGCCGGCGGCCGCTCTGCCGGTGTCCGCGACAAGGTCCACGGTGGAAGCTCGCATGATCTCCCTGTCCGCGCCCCCGGGGCGCTTGCGGATCGAGTTGCGGTATCACCATAAATCGGTCCAGTCGCACTTGTCGGGTTATCAGCCGCAAACAGGGATGAACGGGGTTCGGAAGGGCCTAGTGTCGCTCTCGGTGGACACGACAGCAGGGATGACCATGAGCGCCGCCCGACCCGCCGGGCGGCGCCGGCAGCCGCGCCCGCTGCCGGTGTTGACGGCCCTGTGCGGCCTGGCCCTGCTCGCCGGATGCGGGGGTGACCCGCCGTCCGTCCTCAACCCCGCCGGCACGGGCGCCGCCCGGGTCGCCAACCTGTGGTGGCTGCTCTTCTGGATCTCGCTGGCGGTGGTCGCCGAGGTCATGGCGCTGCTGATCTGGGCGCTGGTGTTCCGGCGGGGCAACGTCCGGGTGCGCCACGGGCAGCCGCTGCGCTTCGTCGCGATCGCCGGAGCCGGGCTGCCGTTCGTCATTCTCGTTGCCGTCTACGGGGTGGGGCTGCGGGACCTCGCCGCGCTCGCCGTCGATCCGGACCCCGACGCGCCGACGGTGGAGGTGACCGGCCACAAGTGGTGGTGGGAGGTGCGCTATCCGGGGGCGTCCGGGGCGACCGCGAACGAGATCCACATTCCGGTGGGGGAGCGGGTGAAGGTCCGGCTGCGCACGGACGACGTGCTGCACAGCTTCTGGGTGCCGCAGCTCATGCCGAAGACGGACCTGATCGCCGGTGAGACCCGCGAGACCTGGTTGCGGGCGGAGCGGGCCGGCCGCTACCGCGGCCAGTGCGCCGAGTACTGCGGCACCCAGCACGCCCACATGGCCTTCCTGGTCGTGGCGGAACCCCGCACCGACTTCGACGCGTGGCTGACCCGCCTGAACGCCCCGGCCCGTCAGCCGCGCACCGAGGCCGAGCGCCGCGGCCAGCAGGCGTTCGTGCAGGGCACCTGCGCCGCCTGCCACGCGGTACGGGGCACCGGCGCCCAGGGCCAGGTGGGGCCCGACCTGTCGAACGTGGGCTCCCGATGGAGCCTCGGCGCCGGGGCGGTACCGAATGACGCCGGACACCTCGGCGGCTGGATCGTCAACTCCCAGACGGTCAAGCCCGGCAACGCGATGCCCCCACAGCCGGTCGGCGCGGCCGTGCTGCCCGACCTGATCACGTACCTGCGGTCGCTGGATTAGGTCGGGGAGGGGGAACCATGGCCACGACCAGCGCGCCGCCCGGCGTCAGCCGGGTGGATCTGGCCCGGCTGACGGAACACTGGGCGGAGCCGCGTTCGCTACGCGGCTGGTTCAGCACGGTCGACCACAAGAGGATCGGCCGGCGCTACCTGGTCACCGCCGGGTTCTTCTTCGTCCTCGCCGGACTCAGCGCGCTGGCCATGCGCACCCAGCTCGCCCGACCCGAGGCGGGACTGCTGTCGCCCGAGGAGTACAACCAGCTCTTCACCATGCACGGCACGGCGATGATCTTCCTGTTCGCCACACCGATGCTCTTCGGCTTCGGGAACTACCTCGTACCCCTGATGATCGGCGCACGGGACATGGCGTTCCCGAGACTGAACGCCTTCGGCTACTGGGTCTTCCTGTTCGCCGGCCTGTTCATGTGGGCGAGCCTGCCCTTCGGTGCCGCCCCCAACAACGGCTGGTTCGCGTACGCGCCGCTGAGCTCCGAGCAGCACAACCCCGGCCTGCACATGGACGTCTACGCCCTCGGTCTGCTCTTCCTCGGCATATCCACGACCGCCGCCTCGATCAACTTCATCGTCACCGCGCTCAAGCTGCGCGCACCGGGAATGTCGCTCAATCGGGTACCGCTGTTCGTCTGGGCGATCGTCGCTACCGCGTTCATGGTGATCTTCGCGCTGCCGGCGCTGAACCTCGACAACGCGTTGCTGTTCCTCGACCGCCGGTTCGACACCCACTTCTTCGACCCGTCGGCCGGCGGAAACGTCCTGCTCTGGCAGCACCTGTTCTGGATCTTCGGACACCCCGACGTGTACATCATCGTCATGCCGGGGCTGGGCATCGTTTCGGCGGTGCTACCCGCTTTCACCCGGCGGGGCGTGGTCGGCTACCCGCTGATCGTGCTGTCCATCGTGGCGATCGCGATCATCTCGTTCGGGGTCTGGGTGCACCACATGTTCGCCACCGGGCTGCCGCAACTGTCCTACAGCTTCTTCAGCGCGGCCAGCACGATCATCACCATTCCGTCCGGGCTGCAGATCTTCGCCTGGCTGGCCACCATGCTGCTCGGCCGGCTGGTCATCCGGGTGCCGCTACTGTTCGTCGTCGGCTTCATCGTGACCTTCGTGCTCGGCGGTGTCACCGGCACGATGTTCGCCCTGACCGCGTTCGACCAGCAGGTCACCGACACCTACTTCGTGGTGGCGCATTTCCACTACGTGCTGATCGGCGGCGCGGTCTTCCCGATGCTCGCCGGCATCTACTACTGGCTGCCCAAGATCACCGGGCGGATGTACCACGAAGGGCTGGGGCGCTGGGCGTTCTGGCTGGTCTTCGCGGGCATGCACGTCACCTTCTTCCCCATGCACCTCTACGGTCTGTTCGGGATGCCCCGCCGGGTCTACACCTACGCCAGCGAGCCGGGCTGGGGCGGATGGAACCTGGTCAGCACCATCGGCTCCTACGTGCTCGCTCTCGGACTGCTGCTCGTGCTCGTCGGCGTGGTGCACGCCGTGCGCCGGGGTCGGCCCGCCCCGCCGGACCCCTGGGGCGCCGACACCCTGGAATGGGCCACCACGTCGCCGCCCGAGCCGTACAACTTCCCTGTCCTGCCTCGGGTGCACAGCCTGCACCCGGTGTGGGACGAACGGACCGCCGAGTCGACCGGCGAGGGGGCGACTGCGGACCGCATCCTCAGCGAGGGACGCAACACGCTGCTCACCAGCGAACTGGACGCCCGCGTCGAACGCCCGGTGCCGATGCCGGAGTCAACGCTCAAGCCCCTCGTGCTCGCCGCCGCGTTGCTGGTCCTCTTCGCCGCTCTGCTCGTCGCCTGGTACCCGGTGGCGGCCGTCGCCGCGGTGGTGGTGGCCGCGACGATCGCGGTCTGGCTCTGGCCCGCTGGACCGAGCCGGACGAGCGGGGTGGCGACACCATGACGGATCGGGGCGGGATCATGGCGGCCACCGGCGCCGAGGCGCTGAGCACTGAGCTGCCAGCCGGTCGATCGACCGGCTGGTGGGGCATGGTGATGTTCGTGGCCACCGAGGCCACCCTCTTCGCCTGCCTGCTCGGCAGCTACTTCTACCTCCGCTTCCAGTACGGCCCCCAGTGGCCGCCGGGCGCCATCGGGGCCCCGGAACTGCTCAAGCCGTTGATCATGACTGCCGTGCTGCTGCCCAGCAGTCTGCCGATGGTGTGGGCCGAACGCGGCAGCCGGCACGGGCGGCGGTGGCAGCTGCGGTGCGGCCTGGGCGCCACCATGCTGCTCGGGCTGACCTTCCTGGCCCTGCAGGCCACCGAGTACGCCGAGAAGCTCCGGCACTTCACCCTGACCACCGACGTGTACGGGTCGCTGTTCTACCTGATCACCGGTTTCCACGGGCTGCACGTCCTGGTCGGCCTGACCATGATCGGCTGGCTGCTCGCCGCCGCCCTGAGCGGCGGCACCATCGACGCCCACCGGCGCGAGCGGGTCCGCAACACCGCCATCTACTGGCACTTCGTCGACGCGGTGTGGGCCGCCATCCTGTTCACCATCTACCTCTCCCCACGACTATGACCACCACACCACCCGGGCCACGGGCCCGTCTGACCGGCGGGGTGCTGCTCTGGTACGGCGTCCTCGGCGGTGGCGTCGCGTGGGCCGTACACGTGCTCGCCGCCTGGGGCCTCGACGAACTCGCCTGCGCCGCCGGCTCCGACCGCGTCCTCGCCATGCCGCTCGGGCGGGTCGTCGGGCTCGCGGTGATCGTCCCGGCCCTGGTCACCGCGGGCTCGCTGGCGGTCGCCGCCCTGGCGTGGCGACGCACCGCCCGCGCGCAGGCCACGGGCAGCCAGGACCGGGCGTACGGCCGGTCCCGGATGCTCGCCGTGGTGGGCGTCTGGGCCAACCTGCTGTTCCTGACGATCATCGTGCTCGGCGGGGTCGCCGTGCTGGTGCTGCCGCCATGTCAGCTCTGAGCGTCCAGCAGGCACACGGGCCCGGCCAGAGCCCGCTGGCCGAGAGCCTGCTGGCGATGCTCGTCGTCGTCACGGTCTGCCTGCTGGCAGCCGGCTACGGGCGGGGCGTCCAGGAGCTGTGGTCGCGCCGTGGCGCGGGGCACGTGGTCCCCCGCTGGCGGGTGGCCGCGTTCGGCGCCGCACTGCTGGTGGTGCTCGGCACTGAGCACGGGCCGGCACACGAGATGGCGGAGTCCTCCTTGGCCGGGCACATGGCTCAGCACATGCTGCTCCTGCTGGGGGCCGGGCCGTTGCTCGCGGCCGGCGCGGCGGGGCTGCCGCTGAGCATGGCCGTGCCGCTCCCGCTGCGCCGGCTGCTCGCCCGCTGCCGGGTGGCGCCGCCGATACGCCGGCTGCGCCACCCGGGCACGTACGCCCTGCTGGCCGGTGGCGGGCAGACCGTCGTGCTCTGGTTCTGGCACCTGCCCGGGCCGTACGCGGCCGCGGTCGACCGTCCCGCCGTGCACGCCACCGAGCATCTGTGCTTCCTGGCCACGGCCTGGCTGTTCTGGGCGCCGGTGCTCGGCTCGCCACGGCACCGCGCCCCCGCCCCGGTGACGGTGCTGCTGCTGGCCGGCACCATGCTGCCCGCCTCGGCCCTCGGCGCCGTGCTCACCTTCGCCCCGCAACCGATCTATCCGCGGCGGGTGTTCGGCGCCGACCCGTTGGCCGACCAGCAACTCGCCGGCCTGTTGATGTGGGCGCCGATGGACCTGGCCGTGCTGGTCGTGGCGCTGACCGTGTTCCTGGGCTGGCTGCTGCGGATGGACCGCGACCGGC
Above is a window of Micromonospora coriariae DNA encoding:
- the ccsA gene encoding cytochrome c biogenesis protein CcsA — its product is MRASTVDLVADTGRAAAGRRTMAWLAGGLTAAATVAGGWMAPPDEVQGQAQRLMYLHVPAAWVAYTAFAVVLTASGAYLIGGDLRWDRFARAGAEIGAALTAVAIATGSLWGKLVWGAWWAWDPRLVSTVLLLLAYAGYLALRRSLAERTGARDGGDHRVARPAAAVGMGSFLLVPVVHFSVVWWRSLHQQATVLAPQRPPIDPRMGVALLLAVAAATLAALCVLLYRVVRLERRLTPDTPPDRVPVRVG
- a CDS encoding cytochrome c oxidase subunit 3; its protein translation is MTDRGGIMAATGAEALSTELPAGRSTGWWGMVMFVATEATLFACLLGSYFYLRFQYGPQWPPGAIGAPELLKPLIMTAVLLPSSLPMVWAERGSRHGRRWQLRCGLGATMLLGLTFLALQATEYAEKLRHFTLTTDVYGSLFYLITGFHGLHVLVGLTMIGWLLAAALSGGTIDAHRRERVRNTAIYWHFVDAVWAAILFTIYLSPRL
- a CDS encoding cytochrome c oxidase assembly protein; translated protein: MSALSVQQAHGPGQSPLAESLLAMLVVVTVCLLAAGYGRGVQELWSRRGAGHVVPRWRVAAFGAALLVVLGTEHGPAHEMAESSLAGHMAQHMLLLLGAGPLLAAGAAGLPLSMAVPLPLRRLLARCRVAPPIRRLRHPGTYALLAGGGQTVVLWFWHLPGPYAAAVDRPAVHATEHLCFLATAWLFWAPVLGSPRHRAPAPVTVLLLAGTMLPASALGAVLTFAPQPIYPRRVFGADPLADQQLAGLLMWAPMDLAVLVVALTVFLGWLLRMDRDRPDGLRGGPPPGGTRPMASTAEAEGVVP
- the ctaD gene encoding cytochrome c oxidase subunit I; protein product: MATTSAPPGVSRVDLARLTEHWAEPRSLRGWFSTVDHKRIGRRYLVTAGFFFVLAGLSALAMRTQLARPEAGLLSPEEYNQLFTMHGTAMIFLFATPMLFGFGNYLVPLMIGARDMAFPRLNAFGYWVFLFAGLFMWASLPFGAAPNNGWFAYAPLSSEQHNPGLHMDVYALGLLFLGISTTAASINFIVTALKLRAPGMSLNRVPLFVWAIVATAFMVIFALPALNLDNALLFLDRRFDTHFFDPSAGGNVLLWQHLFWIFGHPDVYIIVMPGLGIVSAVLPAFTRRGVVGYPLIVLSIVAIAIISFGVWVHHMFATGLPQLSYSFFSAASTIITIPSGLQIFAWLATMLLGRLVIRVPLLFVVGFIVTFVLGGVTGTMFALTAFDQQVTDTYFVVAHFHYVLIGGAVFPMLAGIYYWLPKITGRMYHEGLGRWAFWLVFAGMHVTFFPMHLYGLFGMPRRVYTYASEPGWGGWNLVSTIGSYVLALGLLLVLVGVVHAVRRGRPAPPDPWGADTLEWATTSPPEPYNFPVLPRVHSLHPVWDERTAESTGEGATADRILSEGRNTLLTSELDARVERPVPMPESTLKPLVLAAALLVLFAALLVAWYPVAAVAAVVVAATIAVWLWPAGPSRTSGVATP
- the coxB gene encoding cytochrome c oxidase subunit II; its protein translation is MDTTAGMTMSAARPAGRRRQPRPLPVLTALCGLALLAGCGGDPPSVLNPAGTGAARVANLWWLLFWISLAVVAEVMALLIWALVFRRGNVRVRHGQPLRFVAIAGAGLPFVILVAVYGVGLRDLAALAVDPDPDAPTVEVTGHKWWWEVRYPGASGATANEIHIPVGERVKVRLRTDDVLHSFWVPQLMPKTDLIAGETRETWLRAERAGRYRGQCAEYCGTQHAHMAFLVVAEPRTDFDAWLTRLNAPARQPRTEAERRGQQAFVQGTCAACHAVRGTGAQGQVGPDLSNVGSRWSLGAGAVPNDAGHLGGWIVNSQTVKPGNAMPPQPVGAAVLPDLITYLRSLD
- a CDS encoding cytochrome c maturation protein CcmE, whose product is MIRRRRGRTAVVAVLLAAGALLVTSALRETLTYYRTPGEVLGDPDATSQRVRLGGDVVPGSLRRTGDLVVFRLVENGHEITVEQRGVPPETFREGEGAIVEGTLSPDRVFRSDHVVVRHGNEYRPSTAPPGSVDAR